GGCCGAACGGTGGCCCGACCTAATCGATATAGACGCTGGACGCATCGCTACCGGGACTGCAACCGTCGAGGATGTGGGATGGGAGATTTTCAGATTCATTCTGGACGTAGCAAGTGGCCGCAAACGCACCTGGGCTGACCACTGGGGACTCCACAACAGTTTGGCTCCGTTTAACCCCGGTCCAGTTACGTAACCCGCCGTAGAGATGCGGCGCGCTGCGTTATCGAACAGCTGAATACTTGCGAATGCTGAGAGCGATCGGCAATCCAACGCAGAACATGTGGATCACGATTCCAACGATCATCATCTTCAGGGAGAACGGAGATCTTCTGGCGGCCGAAAGCGGGATGACGACCCGCTGCATGAAAAAGTACACGGCAATCCCGTAGAGAAAGCCCGCTGTAACCGCTTGTTTCGTAAGAAATGACATGAAGCGGCTGGCCACGAAATATGTGGTGGCTGCCCCAAAGGCGATCACAAAGTGCAGGAATAACCCAAGCGCCGCCGTTGGCAGTCCGCCCTGCCGGGCACTCGGGCCCATCACTCCAGTAGCGATGCCCTGCAAAAGTGGAATCGGTTTTGCGCCGAAGTAGCCATAGACGACGGTGGCGGCGGTGATGTCGCACACTCCGCAGGCGAACCCTGCCCACAAGATGGCGCGAAGGGCGCTCGGTTTCCGTATTGCGATGGCGGTGCCAGATGCACTCATTGGTCCCTCTCACTTGAATCGCAATACTCTGAACGAGTCGAATGAGGAACATCAACAGCAAATTGCGTTAACGGAAATTCTGTGGGGACTAGTCGTTGTGATCGGAAAATCTGGTGGGCCCGGAGGGATTCGAACCCCCAACCAAGAGATTATGAGTCTCCTGCTCTAACCGTTGAGCTACAGGCCCGTGACTGGCAATATCAGTCTCGCATAAGCCAGATAACCAGACCATCCGCAAGTTACCAGGCCCGAGGGGAAGTTTTCACCACGGAGACACGGAGGCACGGAGAGACACAAGAATCAACCACAAAGGACTCGAAGGATCACGAAGGAAAAAAGGGTAGGTTTCTTCCTTCGTGTTCCTTCGTGTCCTTTGTGGTTTCACTCCGGTTGCAAGCCGAGGGCGGCCGCCCACAAAGCCAAGGGCGTCACAATCCGTGGCCATTTGGGTGTATGCTTGGGCCGCAAAAAACTGGGGAACCCCCACAATGACCCAAACCTTCGCCATCGGTATCGGAGGCGCTGCCGGTCAGGGTGTGGCTACGCCGGGCGACATCTTCGCGAAAATCTTCAGTCGTCGCGGTCTGCACCTGAACGCCTACAACGCCTATCAGTCCATTATTCGCGGCGGTCACACGTTTCTGACTATTCGCACAGGGCCCGACAAAGTCACCAACATTGGCGATCGGATTGACCTCCTGATTCCATTGAATCAGGACACCATGGATCGCCACCTGCGCCTGTTGAATGCGGGAGCCGCATGTATCTACAACAGTGACGCGATCAACCCAGGTCCAACGGCGGATGGTGTACAGCTCTGCCCGCTTCCCGTTTCGAAACTGGCGGATATCAGCCGCAACAAGGTTGCTCAGAACACGCTGGCCGTCGGCGCGGGACTGAGCATGATGGGCATCGGCTTCCAGGCGCTGGAGACGATGCTTATCGAGCAGTTCAAGAAAAAAGGCGATGCCGTGGTGGCGGAGAACGTCGCCCTCGCTCGCACCGGCTACGACTATGCCTCGCAGAACTTCAAACCGTTCGATCCGCCGCTGCCGATGACCGACCACCGCTATGCTGTGCCCAGCGGAAACATGGCGCTGGCGATGGGCGGCGTGGCGGCTGGAGTGAAGTTCTACTGCGCCTATCCGATGAGTCCATCCACTGGAGTTCTGCACTGGATGGCTTCGCATGCGCGCAAGGCGGGCGTCATGGTTCGTCAAGTCGAAGACGAGATTGGCGTCGTCAACATGGCCATCGGGGCTGCCCATGCAGGCGTTCGCGCCATGTGCGCAACCTCTGGCGGTGGATTTGCGCTGATGAGCGAGGGCCTCGGCATGTCGGCGATGATGGAGACTCCAGTCGTTGTGATCGACTGCCAACGCGCTGGACCATCGACGGGTGTACCAACAAAGACCGAACAAGGCGATCTCTGGCAAATGCTGGGCGCAGCCTTCGGCGACTATCCGCGGGTCATCGGCGGTCCGCTGGACATTGGAGACTGCTTCAAAATCATTCCTGAAATCTTCAACGTCGCCGACCGCTTCCAGTGTCCGGGGATCGTGCTCTGCGATCTCCTCCTCTCGGAGGGCAGGCTCAGCGTCGATCCGAAGGAACTGGACTTTAATCCGCCCATCGATCGCGGCGAGTTGATTACCAATGGCAACGGAGCCAATGGTTCGAATGGAACCAATGGGAACTACAAGCGTTACCAGATTACCGAGAGCGGGATTTCACCGCGTGCCATTCCGGGAGTGCCCGGTCACATCCACACGGCCGCAACTGACGAGCACGATGAAGACGGCGTGCTTATCAGCGACGAATTCACGAATCCCACCAAGCGCCGCGCCATGATGGAAAAGCGCATGCGGAAGCAGACCGGGATTGATGCTGCAGTTCCACCGCCACATCTGTTGGGTCCTCGCGAGGCCGAAGTCACCCTGATCGGATGGGGATCAACTTATGGCGTGATCGGAGAAGCCTGCGCAATGCTGAACGAGCAGGGGATCTCTGCCAATCAACTCCAGATTCGCTGGCTGGTGCCACTCCATGGCGATGCGATCGTTGACATCCTCAAAGATGCGCGTCGCACGATCATCGTGGAAAACAATTACAGCGGCCAATTCGCTCGCTATCTGCGCAGCGAGACCAGCTTTGTGCCCGATGGACATATCCGCAAGTACGATGGCGAACCATTCATGCCGCACCACATCGTAGAAGCGGTAAAAGAACAGCTTGCGGGCAAGAGCACACTTTCGGTGCCCGCGCACGAAATCATGGTTTAG
This Terriglobales bacterium DNA region includes the following protein-coding sequences:
- a CDS encoding 2-oxoacid:acceptor oxidoreductase subunit alpha, translated to MTQTFAIGIGGAAGQGVATPGDIFAKIFSRRGLHLNAYNAYQSIIRGGHTFLTIRTGPDKVTNIGDRIDLLIPLNQDTMDRHLRLLNAGAACIYNSDAINPGPTADGVQLCPLPVSKLADISRNKVAQNTLAVGAGLSMMGIGFQALETMLIEQFKKKGDAVVAENVALARTGYDYASQNFKPFDPPLPMTDHRYAVPSGNMALAMGGVAAGVKFYCAYPMSPSTGVLHWMASHARKAGVMVRQVEDEIGVVNMAIGAAHAGVRAMCATSGGGFALMSEGLGMSAMMETPVVVIDCQRAGPSTGVPTKTEQGDLWQMLGAAFGDYPRVIGGPLDIGDCFKIIPEIFNVADRFQCPGIVLCDLLLSEGRLSVDPKELDFNPPIDRGELITNGNGANGSNGTNGNYKRYQITESGISPRAIPGVPGHIHTAATDEHDEDGVLISDEFTNPTKRRAMMEKRMRKQTGIDAAVPPPHLLGPREAEVTLIGWGSTYGVIGEACAMLNEQGISANQLQIRWLVPLHGDAIVDILKDARRTIIVENNYSGQFARYLRSETSFVPDGHIRKYDGEPFMPHHIVEAVKEQLAGKSTLSVPAHEIMV